The Spirosoma foliorum genome has a window encoding:
- a CDS encoding DUF4350 domain-containing protein: protein MTKKVSLFSTLLLVSQVLLAQTPWSQRMVASIMANNPDSISYKREDGTKGVAHWEYETGVLLEGVKQVWYRTADDRYFNYIQKNMDRYVTADGNIRTYKLEDYNLDFITPGRSLLLLAQQTIPGREKYRKAADLLHKQLIEQPRTKEGGYWHKKRYPYQMWLDGLYMAEPFAVEYNSLYGDSKHYDDIINEFVWMEKHARDTKTGLIYHGWDESREQKWANPKTGNSPNFWSRAMGWYAMALVDVLDYIPQSNPRRGELVAILQRFMPALVKYQDPKSGCWYQVTDRMGDKGNYLEASGSAMFVYALAKGVRMGYLPASMMAAARKGYDGMLKTFISTDAKGLIHLEKTVVVGGLGGTPYRDGSYEYYLSEPIRQDDLKGVGPFIMASVEMEIAAEDGLGKGKTVAVDNYFNHESRKGNVHTDGSVEQEPFHYTWDDRQHSGFFWWKNIFNDLGAKTTTITGAPTAASLKGVNVYIIVDPDTPKETPKPNYVTEADINAIANWVQAGGTLVLMANDTSNCEHTHFNQLAARFGMQFLPKNRNMVQGNQFEQGKISIPSGNQVFPNTRMVYIKELSPLGIKAPAKAAVTDSGDVIMGVAKVGKGTVFAVGDPWLYNEYVDGRKIPAQYQNFQAAKDLATWLLSQGSSAGANKR from the coding sequence ATGACAAAAAAAGTAAGTCTTTTCAGTACACTGCTGCTAGTCAGTCAGGTCTTGTTGGCCCAAACGCCCTGGTCGCAGCGTATGGTTGCATCGATCATGGCCAACAATCCAGATTCCATTTCGTACAAGCGAGAAGATGGGACGAAGGGTGTGGCCCACTGGGAATACGAAACGGGCGTTCTTTTGGAAGGTGTCAAACAAGTTTGGTACCGTACGGCCGACGATCGTTATTTCAACTACATCCAGAAAAACATGGATCGGTATGTAACGGCCGACGGCAACATTCGAACCTATAAGTTGGAAGATTATAACCTGGATTTTATCACGCCGGGTCGGTCGCTGTTGCTGCTGGCTCAGCAAACGATACCTGGAAGAGAAAAGTATCGGAAAGCTGCCGATCTGCTGCATAAACAACTAATCGAACAGCCTCGCACCAAAGAAGGAGGCTACTGGCATAAAAAGCGGTATCCGTACCAGATGTGGCTCGATGGTTTGTACATGGCGGAGCCATTTGCAGTCGAATACAACTCGTTATACGGCGACTCGAAGCACTACGACGATATTATCAATGAGTTTGTATGGATGGAAAAACACGCTCGTGATACGAAAACGGGTTTGATCTATCACGGTTGGGACGAAAGTCGGGAGCAGAAGTGGGCAAATCCCAAAACCGGAAACTCACCTAACTTCTGGAGCCGGGCGATGGGCTGGTATGCTATGGCGCTGGTTGATGTACTGGATTATATTCCTCAATCGAATCCGCGCCGTGGTGAATTGGTAGCCATTCTACAACGATTTATGCCCGCTTTGGTAAAGTATCAGGACCCGAAATCGGGCTGCTGGTATCAGGTAACCGACCGCATGGGCGATAAAGGTAACTATCTTGAGGCATCGGGTTCGGCCATGTTTGTGTATGCCTTGGCGAAGGGTGTGCGGATGGGTTATTTGCCCGCTTCAATGATGGCAGCCGCTCGTAAAGGCTATGATGGTATGCTGAAAACCTTCATTTCGACCGATGCCAAAGGACTGATTCACCTGGAGAAAACCGTTGTTGTTGGTGGATTGGGTGGAACGCCTTATCGGGATGGCAGCTACGAATATTATCTGAGCGAACCCATTCGTCAGGATGATTTGAAAGGTGTAGGGCCGTTTATTATGGCCAGTGTTGAAATGGAAATTGCCGCCGAAGACGGGCTTGGGAAAGGTAAAACAGTTGCCGTTGATAACTACTTTAACCACGAGTCCCGGAAAGGTAATGTACATACAGATGGATCGGTGGAGCAGGAGCCCTTTCATTATACCTGGGATGATCGCCAGCATTCGGGGTTTTTCTGGTGGAAGAATATCTTTAACGATCTGGGCGCGAAAACAACCACGATAACGGGTGCTCCCACAGCGGCTTCATTGAAAGGTGTTAATGTGTATATCATCGTTGATCCCGATACACCGAAAGAAACGCCAAAACCGAACTACGTCACTGAAGCTGACATCAATGCCATTGCCAATTGGGTGCAGGCTGGAGGAACACTGGTGTTGATGGCCAACGATACATCGAACTGTGAACATACCCATTTCAATCAACTGGCGGCCCGGTTTGGTATGCAGTTTTTGCCCAAAAACCGGAATATGGTACAGGGAAATCAATTTGAGCAGGGAAAAATCAGTATACCTTCTGGAAACCAGGTGTTTCCCAATACTCGGATGGTTTACATTAAAGAATTATCTCCGCTTGGGATAAAGGCGCCGGCCAAAGCAGCAGTAACCGATTCGGGCGATGTTATTATGGGCGTTGCTAAAGTAGGAAAGGGAACCGTCTTCGCTGTGGGCGATCCCTGGCTATACAACGAATACGTTGACGGGCGTAAAATTCCTGCCCAATACCAAAATTTCCAGGCAGCCAAAGATCTGGCAACCTGGTTATTAAGTCAGGGCTCGTCAGCGGGAGCAAATAAGCGTTAA
- a CDS encoding adenylate kinase, producing the protein MTQILFFWEPSDPPFTVKRDPIKRNNQLRSALEKRPGFIVGGSLVSWGDEWFSAFDLAVFLWIPPDIRLDRLRKREFTRYGSVIYEDEHRNQLFEEFISWASGYDNPLSTRRSLVVHENWMKKLSCPILELRGDYTVQERLDAVIKQMAERPV; encoded by the coding sequence TTGACACAGATTCTTTTTTTCTGGGAGCCTTCCGACCCGCCATTTACCGTCAAACGAGATCCCATCAAACGGAACAATCAGTTGCGTAGTGCCCTAGAAAAGCGCCCTGGTTTCATTGTCGGCGGCTCGTTAGTGAGTTGGGGTGACGAGTGGTTCTCGGCGTTTGATCTGGCCGTTTTTCTCTGGATTCCACCCGATATACGACTCGATCGATTACGAAAACGAGAATTTACCCGATACGGAAGTGTGATCTATGAAGATGAGCATCGAAATCAGCTCTTCGAAGAGTTTATTAGCTGGGCATCAGGCTACGACAATCCCTTATCGACCAGACGATCATTGGTCGTGCACGAAAACTGGATGAAAAAACTTAGCTGCCCCATTCTTGAATTACGTGGCGATTACACCGTTCAGGAGCGTTTAGATGCTGTGATAAAGCAAATGGCAGAACGCCCAGTATAG
- a CDS encoding efflux RND transporter permease subunit, protein MSLPELSLNRPVFAMVMSIVIVLFGVIGFTFLGVREYPAIDPPVISVRTNYTGANPEIIESQITEPIEKSLNSIEGIRTISSISALGASTITVEFNLDANLEQAANDVRDKVSQAQRQLPQDIDAPPVVTKADANSEPIIFMNVQSTTRSATQLSDYAENVLQERLQTIPGVSQANIYGLKRQAMRLWIDPIKLSAYRLTSQDIQNALTSQNVELPGGKVYGNATELTVKAVGRLTTEDDFNNLILRQTSNQIIRFKDVGYAVLGAENEETNSKQNGAVGVILALIPQPGANYVSIADEFYNRFDQLKKDLPPDIIVFVGTDRSIFIRRAIEEVGETLLISFVLVVLVIYFFFRDWLIAFRPLIDIPVSLIGAFFIMYLADFSINVLTLLGIVLATGLVVDDGIVVTENIFKKIEEGMDTEEAAKEGSNEIFFAVISTSITLAIVFLPIIFLQGFVGRLFREFGIVVAGAVLISAFVSLTLTPVLSVKLTSKDHGQSWFYRKTEPFFKWLDDSYRESLMGFMRKRGWAFAMIVACLALIFGLGSMLKSELAPLEDRGRTRISITSPEGTSFEAQSALTDRVLQFVLDSIPENKLAFSVVAPGFSGAGAVNSSFVMLNMVDAADRKRSQQDIVDYLTKNLKKFSEARMFATQDQTIQVGRGGGLPVQFVIQNLNFEKLREKLPTFLDEVQKDPTFQTSDVDLKFNKPELNITIEREKATNLGVSVQDVAQTLQLALSNRRLAYFLMNGKQYQVIGQVDRADRDAPVDLASFYVRSNNGQLIQLDNLVKFQEVSSPPQVYHFNRFKSATVSASLAPGKTIGDGVDAMRAIAARTLDQTFQTALSGPSRDYAESSSNTLFAFGLALILVYLVLAAQFDSFVDPLIIMITVPLALAGAVFSLWMFNQTLNIFSQIGIIMLVGLVTKNGILIVEFANEQRLTGKNKFEAAAESAAMRLRPILMTTLVAAFGALPLAMALGSASKSRVPLGIVIVGGLIFSLVLTLYVVPVIYTYMSRRKDVKPEEPQQDNTPKPKPAVVHI, encoded by the coding sequence ATGAGTCTACCCGAATTAAGCTTAAACAGGCCCGTTTTCGCGATGGTGATGTCCATCGTGATCGTGCTGTTCGGCGTTATCGGATTCACGTTTCTAGGTGTACGTGAATATCCGGCTATTGACCCTCCGGTCATTTCGGTCCGAACGAACTATACAGGCGCAAACCCCGAAATTATTGAGTCGCAGATTACGGAGCCTATTGAGAAGTCGCTGAACAGTATCGAAGGGATTCGAACGATTTCATCGATCAGTGCTTTAGGAGCTAGCACGATTACCGTTGAGTTTAACCTTGACGCGAATCTGGAACAAGCTGCCAACGATGTGCGTGACAAGGTATCGCAGGCTCAGCGACAGCTTCCTCAGGATATTGATGCGCCACCGGTTGTTACCAAAGCGGATGCTAACTCGGAACCGATCATTTTCATGAACGTTCAGAGTACAACCCGTAGCGCAACGCAATTGTCGGACTATGCCGAAAACGTACTTCAGGAGCGCTTGCAAACCATTCCAGGCGTTAGCCAGGCCAATATCTACGGGCTCAAGCGCCAGGCGATGCGTTTATGGATTGATCCAATCAAACTATCGGCTTACCGACTAACCTCGCAGGACATCCAGAATGCGCTGACCTCGCAAAACGTCGAATTACCTGGTGGTAAAGTGTATGGCAATGCAACTGAGTTAACAGTAAAAGCGGTTGGCCGGTTAACAACTGAAGATGATTTTAACAACCTGATTCTTCGGCAAACGAGCAACCAGATCATCCGTTTCAAAGATGTTGGATATGCGGTATTAGGCGCTGAAAATGAAGAAACAAACTCCAAGCAGAACGGAGCCGTAGGGGTTATTCTGGCGCTGATTCCTCAGCCAGGTGCCAACTACGTAAGTATCGCTGATGAGTTTTATAATCGGTTTGATCAGCTGAAGAAAGATCTTCCACCGGATATCATTGTCTTTGTTGGTACTGATCGAAGTATCTTCATTCGACGAGCCATTGAAGAAGTAGGTGAAACGCTGCTTATTTCATTCGTACTGGTTGTACTGGTTATTTATTTCTTCTTCCGCGACTGGCTGATTGCGTTCCGCCCACTGATCGATATTCCCGTATCGCTGATCGGTGCCTTCTTTATCATGTACCTGGCCGATTTCAGTATTAACGTCCTAACGCTGTTGGGAATCGTACTGGCAACTGGGCTTGTGGTGGATGATGGTATCGTAGTCACGGAAAATATCTTCAAGAAGATTGAAGAGGGCATGGATACCGAAGAAGCGGCTAAAGAAGGCTCGAATGAAATCTTCTTTGCGGTTATCTCGACGTCGATCACGCTGGCCATTGTATTCCTGCCGATTATCTTCCTGCAAGGTTTCGTTGGGCGGCTGTTCCGTGAGTTTGGGATTGTGGTGGCTGGAGCCGTATTAATTTCGGCTTTTGTATCGCTTACGCTGACCCCGGTATTAAGTGTCAAACTAACCAGTAAGGATCACGGACAGTCCTGGTTTTATCGAAAAACAGAACCATTTTTCAAATGGCTGGACGACTCCTATCGCGAGTCGCTCATGGGCTTCATGCGCAAGCGAGGTTGGGCTTTTGCCATGATTGTTGCCTGTTTAGCACTGATTTTCGGTCTGGGCTCGATGCTTAAATCGGAGTTAGCCCCACTCGAAGACCGAGGCCGAACCCGGATCTCGATTACATCGCCAGAAGGTACCAGCTTTGAAGCCCAATCTGCGCTAACCGACCGTGTCCTACAGTTTGTACTTGACTCCATCCCAGAAAACAAACTGGCTTTTAGCGTTGTAGCACCTGGTTTTTCAGGAGCAGGAGCGGTTAACTCATCCTTTGTGATGTTGAACATGGTCGATGCTGCTGATCGGAAGCGATCACAGCAGGACATTGTGGATTACCTAACGAAGAATCTTAAAAAGTTCAGCGAGGCCCGCATGTTTGCGACGCAGGATCAGACCATTCAGGTTGGACGCGGAGGTGGCTTGCCGGTGCAGTTCGTTATTCAAAACCTGAATTTTGAGAAGCTCCGGGAGAAGTTACCGACCTTCCTGGATGAAGTGCAGAAAGATCCTACCTTCCAGACTTCTGATGTCGATCTAAAGTTTAATAAACCGGAGCTGAACATCACCATCGAGCGGGAGAAAGCGACCAACCTGGGGGTTTCAGTGCAGGATGTTGCTCAAACACTGCAACTAGCGCTTAGTAACCGTCGTCTGGCTTACTTCCTGATGAACGGCAAGCAGTATCAGGTTATTGGTCAGGTAGACCGGGCAGACCGCGACGCTCCTGTTGATTTAGCCTCGTTTTACGTGCGCTCCAATAATGGTCAACTAATTCAGTTAGATAACCTGGTTAAATTCCAGGAGGTCAGTAGCCCCCCGCAAGTGTATCACTTCAATCGGTTTAAATCAGCGACTGTATCGGCTAGTCTGGCTCCTGGTAAAACGATTGGCGACGGTGTAGATGCCATGCGCGCGATTGCCGCCCGAACACTTGATCAAACGTTCCAGACGGCCCTTTCCGGTCCTTCGCGTGACTATGCTGAAAGTTCGTCAAACACGCTGTTTGCCTTCGGTCTGGCGCTGATTCTGGTTTACTTAGTCCTGGCCGCCCAGTTCGATTCGTTTGTCGATCCGCTCATTATCATGATTACGGTACCGTTGGCGCTGGCCGGAGCAGTTTTCTCGCTTTGGATGTTTAATCAGACACTGAATATTTTCAGTCAGATTGGTATCATCATGCTGGTAGGGCTGGTTACTAAAAACGGGATTCTGATTGTGGAGTTTGCGAACGAACAACGCCTGACGGGTAAGAATAAATTTGAGGCAGCCGCCGAATCGGCAGCGATGCGCTTGCGTCCTATTTTGATGACAACTCTTGTAGCAGCTTTTGGTGCATTACCATTGGCTATGGCGTTGGGGTCGGCCTCAAAAAGCCGAGTGCCACTTGGTATTGTTATCGTGGGTGGGCTTATCTTCTCGCTCGTTTTGACGCTTTATGTCGTGCCGGTTATTTACACCTATATGAGTCGTCGGAAGGATGTAAAGCCTGAAGAACCTCAACAGGACAATACGCCAAAACCGAAACCCGCAGTCGTACATATTTAG
- a CDS encoding efflux RND transporter periplasmic adaptor subunit, translated as MKRWIALALVAAVLGGIIYYNKVLHPAPGAAGGGPGGGGKGGGDGKGGPGGKGGPGGGAPASVNGFVVVSQQLREDIVSGGSLLAAEQVDIYPEISARITQLNIQEGHAVTKGALLVKLFDADLRAQLLKLQAQADNAKRTEERNKQLLERGGISQQEYDIVTTNLRSSLADIELVKANLQRTEIHAPFSGVIGLRNVSNGAVVSPNTLIARLQQISSLKLDFSIPEKYGQAVHNGSQISFNVDGVSEPSQGVVYAIEPGVEEQTRNLKIRARVNNASAKFRPGAFARVTLTVQNNNSLVVPTQAVIPQTRTNQVIVVKNGKAQFKDVKTGLRTEGVIQILSGLSVGDTVATTGLLFLKPDAPVKIGKVITVSGTPKVAIK; from the coding sequence GTGAAAAGATGGATTGCTCTCGCTCTCGTCGCTGCTGTACTCGGCGGGATTATTTACTACAACAAAGTATTACACCCGGCTCCTGGGGCTGCGGGCGGTGGCCCTGGTGGGGGCGGAAAAGGCGGAGGTGACGGAAAAGGTGGACCGGGAGGCAAAGGCGGACCCGGTGGTGGCGCTCCTGCCAGCGTTAATGGTTTTGTAGTCGTATCACAACAACTTCGAGAAGATATCGTATCTGGAGGCTCGTTATTAGCCGCCGAGCAGGTCGATATTTACCCCGAAATATCAGCCCGTATTACTCAGCTTAACATTCAGGAAGGTCATGCAGTAACCAAAGGTGCTTTGCTGGTGAAGCTCTTCGATGCTGATCTGAGAGCACAATTGTTAAAGCTTCAGGCGCAGGCTGATAATGCCAAGCGTACCGAAGAACGGAACAAGCAATTGCTGGAACGTGGCGGTATCAGCCAACAGGAATATGATATTGTAACGACCAACCTTCGTTCGTCTCTGGCCGACATTGAGTTGGTTAAAGCCAATCTGCAACGAACAGAAATCCATGCACCCTTTTCAGGGGTTATTGGCCTGCGAAATGTAAGTAATGGTGCTGTTGTATCACCTAACACACTCATTGCCCGGTTGCAGCAAATTTCGTCGCTCAAACTCGATTTTTCGATTCCAGAAAAATATGGGCAGGCTGTACACAATGGCAGTCAGATTTCGTTTAATGTAGATGGCGTTTCGGAGCCAAGCCAGGGTGTGGTATATGCAATTGAACCAGGTGTAGAAGAGCAAACCCGTAACCTGAAGATTCGGGCACGAGTTAATAATGCATCAGCCAAATTCCGGCCTGGCGCGTTTGCTCGGGTCACGTTAACGGTTCAGAACAACAACAGCCTGGTAGTGCCAACGCAGGCCGTTATTCCACAAACACGTACCAATCAGGTGATTGTCGTAAAAAATGGCAAAGCGCAGTTTAAAGATGTGAAAACAGGACTTCGTACAGAAGGGGTTATTCAAATCCTGTCGGGTCTGAGCGTTGGTGATACGGTAGCAACAACGGGTTTGCTGTTTTTAAAACCCGATGCGCCAGTTAAAATCGGCAAAGTCATCACCGTATCCGGGACACCTAAAGTGGCTATCAAATAA
- a CDS encoding GMC oxidoreductase produces the protein MANLLIDSVKDRTYDAIVIGSGMSGGWAAKELTEHGLHTLMLERGREVKHVTDYPTAVLNPWEFEHRGQVPLHIRQEYSIASRNYAFHEETMHFFAKDSEQPYVQEKPYDWMHGYQVGGRSLTWGRQTQRWSDFDFGGPARDGFAVDWPIRYADIAPWYSRVEKFVGITGNKDGLATLPDGEFLPPHEMSCAETYFKKQVAASYKDRHVIIGRAAHLTQPQPIHYQQGRAKCQHRTLCERGCPYGGYYSSNASTIPWALRTGKLTLQSNSVVHSIIYDEHKNKATGVRVIDTQTRQMTEYYARIIFVNASALHTNLILLNSTSNRFPNGLGNDNGLMGTHMAFHSYRGRVTAIYDGNLDSTTDGRRPNSSYIPRFRNVFKQETDFLRGYAATFYSSRAELQNQDGIGASLKQNLINPTLGDWQVGSAMMAETIPKANSTVRLDSTLTDNWGIPQLRVSVGYDENDEKILKDFFEQFTEMYTKAGFKNIRTQDTGRLPGSENHEMGGVRMGREPKTSLLNSWNQLHHCKNVFVTDGACMTSTSTQNPSLTYMALTARAANYAVKQMKALTL, from the coding sequence ATGGCCAATCTGCTCATTGATAGTGTAAAAGATCGCACATACGATGCCATTGTCATCGGTTCGGGGATGAGTGGCGGTTGGGCCGCAAAAGAACTTACTGAACATGGCCTTCATACATTAATGCTCGAACGGGGTCGGGAGGTGAAGCACGTAACGGATTATCCGACCGCGGTGCTCAATCCTTGGGAGTTTGAGCACCGCGGTCAGGTGCCACTTCATATTCGGCAGGAGTACTCGATTGCCAGCCGGAACTATGCCTTCCACGAAGAGACCATGCATTTTTTCGCTAAAGACAGCGAGCAACCATACGTACAGGAAAAGCCCTACGACTGGATGCATGGTTATCAGGTGGGCGGGAGGTCACTAACCTGGGGACGGCAAACGCAGCGGTGGAGTGATTTCGATTTTGGCGGTCCTGCCCGCGACGGTTTTGCGGTCGATTGGCCAATTCGTTACGCCGACATTGCGCCCTGGTACAGTCGTGTCGAGAAGTTTGTGGGCATTACGGGTAACAAAGATGGCCTGGCGACACTACCCGATGGCGAGTTTTTGCCGCCCCATGAAATGTCGTGTGCTGAGACTTATTTCAAAAAACAGGTTGCGGCTAGTTACAAAGATCGGCATGTCATTATTGGCCGGGCGGCTCACCTTACCCAGCCTCAACCCATTCACTATCAACAAGGTCGTGCAAAGTGTCAACATCGAACCTTGTGTGAGCGCGGCTGTCCCTACGGCGGTTACTACAGCAGCAATGCTTCGACGATTCCCTGGGCACTCCGTACAGGAAAACTCACACTTCAGTCCAATTCGGTTGTCCATTCAATTATCTACGACGAGCATAAAAATAAGGCAACAGGAGTTCGTGTTATTGATACTCAAACCCGGCAAATGACTGAGTATTACGCCCGCATTATTTTTGTGAATGCATCGGCACTACATACCAACCTAATTCTGTTGAATTCAACCTCCAATCGATTTCCAAACGGATTGGGAAATGACAATGGGCTAATGGGCACGCACATGGCGTTCCATAGTTACCGAGGGCGCGTTACGGCAATCTACGACGGTAATCTGGATTCCACCACCGATGGTCGTCGCCCGAATAGCAGTTATATTCCCCGATTTCGGAATGTGTTTAAGCAAGAAACTGATTTCTTGAGGGGGTACGCTGCTACGTTCTATTCGTCGAGGGCGGAGCTTCAGAATCAGGATGGCATTGGGGCCTCGTTGAAACAAAACCTGATTAATCCCACACTGGGCGATTGGCAGGTTGGTTCTGCCATGATGGCCGAAACCATTCCCAAAGCAAATAGCACAGTACGACTTGACTCGACGTTGACAGACAATTGGGGAATACCTCAGTTGCGGGTTTCGGTCGGTTATGATGAGAACGACGAGAAAATTCTCAAGGATTTCTTCGAGCAGTTCACCGAAATGTACACGAAGGCAGGGTTCAAAAACATCCGCACACAAGATACCGGGCGTTTACCCGGCAGTGAAAATCATGAAATGGGTGGTGTTCGTATGGGCCGCGAGCCAAAAACATCACTGCTCAATAGCTGGAATCAACTGCATCACTGCAAAAATGTCTTTGTAACCGACGGTGCCTGCATGACCTCGACCAGCACCCAAAATCCCTCATTGACTTACATGGCCCTCACCGCCCGAGCCGCCAATTATGCGGTGAAACAAATGAAGGCGTTGACGTTGTAA
- a CDS encoding NUDIX hydrolase, with protein sequence MIDTSFQNFTEDLRKRLQKPLPGETAHKKMASANRYRQGFKPNERTRRSAVLICFYPYQHSIYLPLILRPQYDGVHAGQMAFPGGRMERIDENLTRTALREAQEEVGIRVSDVKVLGLLTELFIPPSNFYVQPVVGVLPYRPDFYPDPREVEAVVEVNLDTLLDETIVGDSQIEVRGVLIDAPFYQVQGYRVWGATAMMISELLMVIDA encoded by the coding sequence ATGATCGACACCTCATTTCAGAACTTTACCGAAGACCTGCGGAAACGCCTTCAAAAGCCACTTCCGGGCGAAACAGCGCACAAAAAAATGGCGTCGGCAAATCGGTATCGGCAGGGGTTCAAACCCAATGAGCGTACTCGTCGGTCGGCAGTGTTGATTTGCTTTTATCCTTATCAGCATTCTATTTACCTGCCGCTTATTCTTCGGCCTCAATATGATGGCGTTCATGCTGGCCAAATGGCTTTTCCGGGTGGTCGTATGGAGCGTATCGATGAAAATTTGACGCGTACAGCTCTTCGCGAAGCCCAGGAAGAAGTAGGTATTCGCGTATCAGACGTAAAAGTGCTGGGACTACTAACAGAGTTGTTTATTCCGCCGAGTAATTTTTATGTCCAACCCGTCGTTGGTGTTCTCCCCTATCGACCAGACTTTTACCCCGACCCGCGCGAAGTCGAAGCAGTTGTCGAGGTCAACTTAGACACACTTTTGGACGAGACTATTGTTGGCGATAGTCAGATTGAAGTCCGGGGAGTACTCATCGATGCACCATTTTATCAAGTTCAGGGTTATCGGGTTTGGGGGGCTACAGCCATGATGATTAGCGAATTACTGATGGTTATTGATGCGTAG
- a CDS encoding acyl-CoA dehydrogenase family protein, producing the protein MQAPSLTPPRNKVDSFESPDFYCIDDLLTAEHKLVRSAVRTFVKREITPIVEECAQRGEFPDHLVKKFGQIGAFGATIPVEYGGGGLDQISYGLMTQEIERGDSGMRSCVSVQNSLVMYPILTFGSEEQKKKYLPKLAKGELLGCFGLTEPNHGSDPGGMETSFIERSDYYLLNGSKLWITNANIADIAIVWARNEHGKVRGLILERGMEGFTTAEIGNKWSLRASSTGELIFRDVQVPKENILPEAYGLKSALKCLEQARYGICWGALGAAMECYEVARRYSLERIQFNKPIASFQLVQKKLAEMLTDITQAQLLCWRLGTLKNEDRATVAQISLAKRNNVEIALKTAREARQILGAMGISGEYPIMRHLMNLESVSTYEGTHDIQLLILGAEITGIPAFK; encoded by the coding sequence ATGCAAGCCCCCTCCCTAACTCCGCCCCGAAATAAGGTTGATTCGTTTGAGTCGCCTGATTTCTATTGCATTGATGACCTGCTCACGGCCGAACACAAATTAGTTCGGTCGGCTGTACGAACGTTTGTGAAACGAGAGATTACGCCCATTGTTGAAGAGTGTGCCCAACGAGGTGAATTCCCTGACCATCTGGTTAAGAAGTTCGGACAGATCGGTGCCTTTGGTGCTACTATTCCGGTTGAATACGGAGGGGGAGGCCTGGACCAGATTTCCTACGGTCTGATGACTCAGGAAATTGAGCGGGGTGATTCAGGTATGCGCTCCTGCGTGTCGGTACAGAATTCACTGGTGATGTACCCAATTTTGACCTTCGGGTCAGAAGAACAGAAGAAAAAGTACCTACCTAAACTGGCAAAAGGCGAGCTACTAGGCTGCTTCGGCTTAACAGAACCCAATCATGGCTCCGATCCGGGTGGTATGGAAACCAGCTTTATCGAACGCAGTGATTACTATTTGCTCAATGGGTCAAAACTCTGGATTACCAACGCCAACATTGCTGATATCGCGATTGTCTGGGCCCGAAACGAGCATGGTAAGGTTCGGGGGTTGATTCTGGAACGGGGCATGGAAGGATTTACAACCGCCGAAATCGGCAATAAATGGTCGCTGCGGGCGAGTAGTACGGGGGAGCTGATTTTTCGGGATGTGCAGGTTCCGAAAGAAAACATACTCCCTGAAGCGTATGGCTTGAAAAGCGCCCTGAAATGTCTGGAGCAGGCCCGTTATGGCATTTGCTGGGGTGCCTTAGGAGCCGCTATGGAATGTTACGAAGTAGCCCGACGCTATTCCCTCGAACGCATTCAGTTCAATAAACCTATTGCGAGCTTTCAATTAGTGCAGAAGAAACTGGCTGAAATGCTGACCGATATTACGCAGGCGCAATTACTCTGCTGGCGACTAGGTACGCTCAAAAATGAGGACCGGGCGACGGTCGCGCAGATTTCGCTGGCCAAGCGGAACAACGTTGAAATTGCCTTGAAGACTGCTCGTGAGGCCCGCCAGATTCTGGGCGCTATGGGCATATCGGGTGAATATCCCATCATGCGCCACCTGATGAATCTTGAATCGGTGAGTACGTATGAAGGTACACACGATATTCAACTGCTAATTCTGGGTGCCGAAATTACGGGGATTCCGGCGTTTAAATAA